A window of Komagataeibacter medellinensis NBRC 3288 contains these coding sequences:
- a CDS encoding TetR/AcrR family transcriptional regulator: MPDAASRPQHTGGRPTPEMSAQLDRQILEVATAFFVEQGYAATSLEKIARMIGCSKATLYRRYSSKEDLFKAVVAARGRMLLEEAEAVEASSTDPLVATREIALFFLDFMLRPETREAYRIVIGDGHRIPFIADEMITTIGEPFVATISRLISAAAAAGRLQSTDHEETTRVLMSLVTGWPLQNTMLGQNCMDDAGARRQFFDRAWGIFLSGVCPRNST, translated from the coding sequence ATGCCTGACGCAGCATCACGCCCCCAGCATACAGGTGGACGCCCAACACCCGAAATGTCAGCGCAGCTTGACCGGCAGATTCTTGAAGTCGCCACCGCGTTTTTTGTCGAACAGGGATACGCTGCCACCTCGCTGGAAAAAATCGCGCGCATGATAGGGTGCAGCAAGGCCACGCTCTACCGCCGCTATTCCTCCAAGGAAGACCTGTTCAAGGCTGTGGTGGCCGCACGAGGCCGGATGCTGCTTGAAGAGGCGGAAGCAGTTGAGGCTTCCTCCACAGATCCGCTGGTGGCCACACGGGAAATCGCGCTATTCTTCCTCGACTTCATGCTGCGACCCGAAACGCGTGAGGCTTATCGGATCGTGATTGGAGACGGGCACCGCATCCCCTTTATTGCCGATGAGATGATCACGACCATCGGGGAACCCTTCGTGGCTACGATCAGCCGCCTCATCAGTGCCGCCGCCGCCGCCGGGCGCCTCCAGTCCACCGACCACGAGGAGACGACCCGTGTGCTCATGAGCCTTGTCACCGGCTGGCCGTTGCAAAACACCATGCTGGGCCAGAACTGCATGGACGATGCCGGTGCCCGCAGGCAGTTCTTTGACCGGGCATGGGGGATATTCCTCTCTGGCGTGTGCCCCCGCAACAGCACCTGA
- a CDS encoding purine-nucleoside phosphorylase: MADQRRSRFPAGIVTSVLLAGAACLPMAAQAAPPVQEVRFVVVTNWENGADSGDAPGEYQNWVEREHLDEKVPVRGAPDVVRRSKAGLYGMVLRHGVTDLAAFVLDPRFDFHHTYWLFTGISGVDPNVASVGSVAWARWVVDGDALREIDDRTIPKDWPYGLYAIGASRPNTLPDAPDHYGSVTDVAELTRAYPLNQGLARWAFALSQKANLADDPAIAIRRQAWTGFDQARKPPFILMGETLGAERYWHGAPRNRWAQDWVRLWTHGQGQFVMTNEESQTYQREMRTLATLGFVDPDRIMVLRSGSNFSLPPPGVAVTQSMGDEAPGQSLAFDNNERAGAPVIEAILANWQKYRNHIPS; this comes from the coding sequence ATGGCTGACCAGAGGCGAAGCAGGTTCCCTGCCGGTATTGTTACATCTGTCCTGCTTGCGGGAGCGGCCTGCCTGCCCATGGCCGCGCAGGCGGCTCCACCGGTGCAGGAGGTGCGCTTCGTTGTCGTGACCAACTGGGAAAATGGGGCCGATAGTGGTGACGCCCCCGGTGAATACCAGAACTGGGTAGAACGCGAACACCTTGATGAAAAGGTACCCGTGCGCGGCGCGCCCGATGTGGTCCGGCGCAGCAAGGCAGGGCTGTACGGCATGGTGCTGCGCCACGGGGTAACCGACCTTGCAGCCTTCGTGCTCGATCCACGGTTTGATTTCCATCATACCTACTGGCTGTTTACCGGCATCTCGGGCGTGGACCCCAACGTCGCCTCGGTTGGCAGTGTGGCGTGGGCGCGCTGGGTTGTCGATGGCGATGCGCTGCGTGAGATCGATGACCGCACCATTCCCAAAGACTGGCCCTACGGCCTGTATGCCATTGGCGCCTCCCGCCCCAACACCCTGCCCGATGCACCGGACCATTATGGCTCAGTCACCGATGTGGCGGAACTGACGCGGGCCTATCCGCTCAACCAGGGTCTGGCGCGCTGGGCGTTTGCACTGAGCCAGAAGGCCAACCTGGCCGATGATCCCGCCATAGCCATCAGGCGCCAGGCATGGACAGGCTTTGACCAGGCGCGCAAGCCACCCTTCATCCTGATGGGCGAGACACTGGGGGCCGAGCGCTACTGGCATGGCGCGCCGCGCAACCGCTGGGCACAGGACTGGGTCCGGCTCTGGACACACGGACAGGGCCAGTTTGTCATGACGAATGAGGAAAGCCAGACTTATCAGCGCGAAATGCGCACGCTGGCAACACTCGGCTTTGTCGATCCCGACCGGATCATGGTACTGCGCTCGGGTAGCAATTTCTCGCTCCCGCCACCGGGCGTTGCGGTTACGCAGTCAATGGGGGATGAAGCACCAGGCCAGTCACTGGCCTTTGACAACAATGAACGCGCGGGCGCGCCGGTTATCGAGGCCATTCTGGCAAACTGGCAGAAATACCGTAACCATATCCCTTCGTAG
- a CDS encoding recombinase family protein codes for MLIGYARASNDDCTLDLQVWHLNDAGCDVVFEDDLVEKERERPALTRLLHEVRQGDVVAVYRLDRLARSTRHLLEIAETLRTKEAGLRSITEPWADTTSPEGRTVMTVFAGIADFERALIRERTAAGRVQARNRGTHMGRPAKFIPSDAERIYTMVMQDGVSVAEVAARFNVHKATVYRTISRFRAIKDQA; via the coding sequence ATGTTGATCGGATACGCACGCGCAAGTAATGATGACTGCACACTTGACCTCCAAGTATGGCATTTGAATGACGCGGGCTGCGATGTGGTGTTTGAAGATGACCTTGTGGAAAAGGAAAGGGAGCGGCCAGCACTGACCCGCCTGCTGCATGAAGTCCGGCAGGGGGATGTTGTTGCCGTCTACCGTCTTGACCGTCTGGCCCGCTCCACCCGACATCTTCTGGAAATAGCGGAAACCCTGCGCACGAAAGAGGCCGGGCTGCGCTCCATTACCGAACCCTGGGCCGACACGACCTCGCCAGAGGGTCGCACCGTCATGACGGTCTTTGCCGGCATAGCCGATTTTGAACGCGCCCTGATCCGTGAACGTACGGCCGCCGGCCGCGTGCAGGCACGCAATCGCGGCACCCATATGGGGCGGCCTGCCAAATTCATCCCATCCGATGCCGAGCGGATATACACGATGGTCATGCAAGATGGGGTTTCGGTCGCGGAAGTCGCGGCCCGGTTCAATGTGCACAAGGCCACGGTCTACCGGACCATTTCCAGGTTCAGGGCCATAAAAGACCAGGCATAG
- a CDS encoding acid phosphatase — translation MEQVRTVVVIFAENRSFDNLYNGFPGADTFAGQPPALFAQRDRDGTILSELPPVWGGLTGRGVRNGVTQAMSAHLPNQPFRVDDPQGFNVALSTLTHDLWHRFYENQMQINGGRNDMFVAWADSGAMPMSYWNGSAMQMWQVARRYAMADRFFMGAFGGSFLNHQWLACACAPYYPQADTSPAHPVISVVDASGKALVVAPNSPRSALEGVPKFVRDGNLTPDFHAVNTMQPAYQPSGNPPAAGQDTRFADPTQPTTLPPQTGATIGDRLSERNITWAWYSGAWQDVLEHGNHYPAPDFQYHHQPYNYYLNYAPGTPARAAHLLDGGLAGTRFIDAIDHGTLPQVAFYKPQGNLNEHSGYADIRSGDQHIADLIAHLEKSPQWPHMLVIVTYDENGGLWDHVAPPRGDRWGPGSRIPAIIVSPYARRGYVDHTVQDTTSILKFLTERYHLRPLDGVVVRDRAIQAATGQPLGDLTNALNLNSAGK, via the coding sequence ATGGAGCAGGTCAGGACTGTAGTGGTCATCTTTGCCGAGAACCGCTCCTTCGATAACCTGTACAACGGCTTCCCCGGTGCGGACACGTTTGCGGGCCAGCCCCCTGCCCTTTTTGCCCAGCGTGACCGTGATGGCACCATCCTGAGCGAACTCCCCCCGGTGTGGGGCGGGCTGACCGGGCGCGGCGTGCGCAACGGGGTGACACAGGCCATGAGCGCGCACCTGCCCAACCAGCCCTTCCGCGTGGACGACCCGCAGGGCTTCAATGTCGCGCTCAGCACCCTGACCCATGACCTGTGGCACCGCTTTTACGAAAACCAGATGCAGATCAATGGCGGCCGTAACGACATGTTCGTGGCATGGGCGGATTCCGGTGCCATGCCCATGAGCTACTGGAACGGCTCGGCCATGCAGATGTGGCAGGTCGCGCGCCGCTATGCCATGGCGGACCGCTTCTTCATGGGGGCCTTTGGCGGGTCATTCCTCAACCACCAGTGGCTGGCCTGTGCCTGCGCGCCGTATTACCCGCAGGCTGATACCAGCCCCGCGCATCCGGTCATCTCGGTGGTCGACGCATCGGGAAAGGCGCTGGTGGTGGCCCCCAATTCTCCCCGTTCCGCGCTGGAGGGGGTGCCCAAATTCGTGCGTGATGGCAACCTGACCCCCGATTTCCATGCCGTGAACACCATGCAGCCCGCCTACCAGCCCAGCGGCAACCCGCCTGCCGCCGGGCAGGATACCCGCTTTGCTGACCCGACCCAGCCCACGACCCTGCCACCGCAGACCGGCGCCACAATTGGTGACCGGCTGAGCGAGCGTAACATTACATGGGCATGGTATTCAGGCGCATGGCAGGACGTGCTGGAGCATGGAAACCACTACCCGGCCCCCGATTTCCAGTACCATCACCAACCCTACAACTATTACCTGAACTACGCCCCCGGCACCCCGGCACGCGCGGCGCACCTGCTTGATGGCGGGCTTGCGGGCACGCGCTTCATTGATGCCATTGACCACGGTACCCTGCCGCAGGTTGCGTTCTACAAACCGCAGGGCAATCTGAACGAACATTCCGGCTATGCCGATATCCGCTCGGGCGACCAGCACATTGCCGACCTGATCGCGCATCTGGAGAAAAGCCCACAGTGGCCACACATGCTGGTCATCGTGACCTATGACGAAAATGGCGGCCTGTGGGACCACGTTGCCCCGCCCAGAGGGGACAGGTGGGGGCCGGGATCGCGTATTCCCGCCATTATTGTCTCCCCCTATGCCCGGCGTGGTTATGTGGACCATACGGTGCAGGATACGACCTCGATCCTGAAATTCCTGACCGAGCGCTACCACCTGCGTCCGCTTGACGGGGTGGTGGTGCGTGATCGCGCCATACAGGCGGCGACCGGCCAGCCGCTTGGTGATCTGACGAATGCCTTAAACCTGAATTCCGCAGGGAAATAA
- a CDS encoding IS5 family transposase — protein MKQPGFFDVDERLARLSGLGDQLEAFSRTVDFEVFRPDLDRALAYADGSKGGRPPFDPVLMFKILVIQTLNNLSDERTEYLINDRLSFMRFLGLALSDRVPDAKTVWLFRERLTEAGAIQKLFERFDATLRNAGYLPMSGQILDATLVAAPKQRNTNAEKVDLREGRIPQDWQDKPAKLSHKDRHARWTLKFTKAKRQEDGTLPSTDLAIPFFGYKSHISIDRKFRLIRKWKATDAAASDGARLREGLLDKTNTASSVWADTAYRSKANEDFMDKEGFVSKVHRKKPHLKPMPRHIQRSNAGKSVIRSRVEHVFADQKSQTGLFVRTVGITRATMRIGLANIVYNMRRFLFLERLNAAA, from the coding sequence ATGAAGCAGCCGGGCTTCTTTGATGTGGACGAGCGACTAGCCCGTTTGAGTGGCCTTGGCGATCAGCTCGAAGCGTTTTCTCGGACTGTGGATTTTGAGGTGTTCCGTCCTGATCTGGACAGGGCTCTGGCCTATGCGGACGGAAGTAAAGGTGGCCGTCCCCCGTTTGATCCGGTGCTGATGTTCAAGATCCTGGTGATCCAGACGCTGAACAATCTCTCCGACGAGCGAACGGAGTATCTGATCAACGACCGGCTGTCCTTCATGCGCTTCCTCGGCCTGGCGTTATCGGACCGGGTGCCTGACGCCAAAACGGTCTGGCTGTTCCGTGAACGGCTGACCGAGGCTGGCGCCATCCAGAAGCTGTTCGAGCGCTTTGACGCCACCCTGCGAAACGCCGGGTATCTGCCGATGTCCGGCCAGATCCTGGATGCCACGCTGGTGGCGGCGCCAAAGCAGCGCAATACCAACGCGGAGAAAGTTGATCTTCGGGAAGGCCGCATTCCGCAGGACTGGCAGGACAAGCCTGCCAAGTTGTCCCACAAGGATCGCCATGCGCGATGGACACTGAAGTTCACGAAGGCAAAGCGGCAGGAGGACGGGACGCTCCCGTCCACGGACCTCGCCATCCCGTTCTTTGGCTACAAATCGCATATTTCCATCGATCGAAAGTTTCGACTGATCCGGAAATGGAAAGCGACGGATGCCGCCGCCAGTGATGGTGCCAGGCTGCGCGAGGGCTTGCTCGATAAAACCAATACGGCCTCAAGCGTTTGGGCCGACACCGCGTATCGCTCGAAAGCCAATGAGGACTTCATGGACAAAGAGGGTTTCGTCTCGAAGGTTCACAGGAAAAAGCCGCATCTCAAGCCCATGCCTCGCCATATCCAGCGCTCTAACGCAGGGAAGTCCGTCATCCGATCCCGCGTCGAGCATGTCTTTGCCGATCAGAAATCGCAGACGGGATTGTTCGTCCGGACCGTGGGCATTACCCGGGCCACCATGAGGATTGGCTTGGCCAATATCGTCTACAACATGCGCCGCTTCCTCTTCCTCGAGAGGTTGAACGCGGCCGCGTAG
- a CDS encoding amidohydrolase family protein, whose amino-acid sequence MKLIAGTTIMAATMLCLTPRAHADAANRQESLLVKNAYIFSMADKYRKPFTGYMLIDASGTITAIAPGAPGRRIHATTTLDAHGHWVMPGFISAHSHLWQAAYRGLAQDSTLLGWLDALYDKTASHARPEDFYWFTLDGALDHLQHGITTAYNFNYGNHWGQPATEADNVDHQQFRAEMDSGLRFVHGINPTADTVDHSLAGARQHLRGFIDWTQAQPASTAFLSIMLNGTAAFQGTPARALDEAMLEGSLMKEFGLGNQTHYLEPPDHVAAQQAIFPYFAQSGMMGPKLIFGHFIHTTPEILAQTGRAGAAMSWNPLSNGRLASGTADIPTYLKNGIRVGMGEDGEASADLADPFENMRTGLYAIRDRYQSASIMSPYDVLRLHTVGSAAVLQASDRLGSLERGKYADFLIIDPTHLAHVFDPYATLVLAASMRDLEQVYVGGHLVVDHGRVLTRDINTVEAQADQRVAASLPGHDRHH is encoded by the coding sequence ATGAAACTGATCGCCGGAACGACCATCATGGCCGCCACGATGCTGTGCCTGACGCCACGCGCGCATGCGGATGCCGCCAATAGGCAGGAATCGTTACTTGTAAAGAACGCCTACATCTTTTCCATGGCCGACAAATACCGCAAACCGTTTACCGGCTACATGCTCATTGATGCCAGCGGCACCATCACCGCCATCGCACCGGGCGCGCCGGGCCGGCGCATTCATGCCACGACCACGCTCGATGCGCACGGCCACTGGGTCATGCCCGGCTTCATTTCCGCCCACAGTCACCTATGGCAGGCCGCCTATCGTGGCCTGGCACAGGACAGCACGCTACTAGGATGGCTTGACGCCTTGTATGACAAGACCGCCAGCCATGCCCGACCCGAGGATTTCTACTGGTTCACGCTCGATGGCGCGCTTGACCATCTGCAGCATGGCATCACCACCGCCTACAACTTCAATTACGGCAACCACTGGGGGCAGCCGGCCACCGAGGCCGATAACGTGGACCACCAGCAGTTCCGTGCCGAGATGGATTCTGGCCTGCGCTTCGTGCACGGTATCAACCCCACGGCGGATACGGTCGACCATTCGCTGGCTGGCGCGCGCCAGCACCTGCGCGGCTTCATTGACTGGACACAGGCCCAGCCCGCCAGCACAGCGTTCCTTTCCATCATGCTCAACGGCACTGCCGCCTTTCAGGGAACACCGGCCCGCGCGCTGGATGAGGCGATGCTGGAGGGAAGCCTGATGAAAGAGTTCGGGTTAGGCAACCAGACGCATTACCTTGAACCCCCCGACCATGTTGCCGCCCAGCAGGCAATCTTTCCCTATTTTGCCCAGAGCGGCATGATGGGGCCGAAGCTGATCTTCGGGCACTTCATCCACACCACACCCGAAATCCTGGCACAAACGGGCCGGGCAGGGGCCGCCATGTCATGGAACCCGCTTTCCAACGGACGGCTGGCTTCGGGCACGGCGGATATTCCCACCTACCTGAAAAATGGCATCAGGGTCGGCATGGGTGAGGACGGGGAGGCCAGCGCCGACCTGGCCGACCCGTTCGAAAACATGCGCACGGGGCTGTACGCCATCCGTGACAGATACCAGAGTGCCAGCATCATGAGTCCATACGACGTGCTGCGCCTGCATACGGTGGGCAGTGCGGCGGTACTGCAGGCATCGGACCGTCTGGGCAGTCTTGAGCGGGGCAAATACGCGGATTTCCTGATCATTGACCCCACGCACCTTGCCCACGTGTTCGACCCTTACGCCACCCTTGTGCTGGCCGCATCCATGCGGGATCTGGAACAGGTGTATGTGGGCGGCCATCTGGTGGTGGACCACGGCCGGGTGCTGACACGCGACATCAATACGGTAGAGGCACAGGCCGACCAGCGCGTGGCGGCATCGCTGCCGGGCCATGACCGCCACCATTAG
- a CDS encoding ribonuclease T2 family protein — MLQRALTALRGLRPALAVLVPTLSLMAGCAHTPPAARSDALSIPVAQHGDFDHYTLALTWQPGFCTDRHGPSCQPDQPHTPVIGLHGLWASLPSDLVHDGLPVTMWWNKGCDIYNHDDTPPRLSPVLAKRLSMTVAHTRSSLVTHEYTKHVQCFGMNAERFFTVASTLRDRFAAGPVGRDLEHDAGQEISKADVLASFEKAYGPLPQRGLQFRCNTDAQGQTVLAQLWFTLDPRGLGRFPAASGFLPSPDVQDNCPARFHVPAWPATTQAG, encoded by the coding sequence ATGCTGCAACGCGCCCTTACCGCCCTTCGTGGCCTGCGCCCGGCGCTGGCCGTGCTTGTCCCTACCCTGTCCCTTATGGCCGGATGCGCCCATACGCCGCCCGCTGCCCGCTCCGATGCGCTGTCGATCCCCGTAGCGCAGCATGGTGATTTCGACCATTACACACTGGCGCTGACCTGGCAGCCCGGCTTCTGTACCGACCGCCACGGGCCGAGCTGCCAGCCCGACCAGCCGCACACGCCGGTGATCGGACTGCACGGGTTATGGGCTTCCCTGCCCTCCGATCTGGTGCATGATGGCCTGCCCGTAACCATGTGGTGGAACAAGGGGTGTGACATCTACAACCATGATGACACGCCACCCCGGCTTTCCCCCGTGCTGGCAAAACGGCTTTCGATGACCGTGGCCCATACCCGTTCCAGCCTTGTCACGCATGAATACACCAAACATGTGCAGTGCTTTGGCATGAATGCCGAACGCTTTTTCACGGTGGCCAGCACGCTGCGCGACCGCTTTGCCGCAGGCCCTGTGGGCCGCGACCTTGAACATGATGCCGGGCAGGAGATCAGCAAGGCTGATGTGCTGGCATCATTTGAAAAGGCATATGGCCCCCTGCCGCAGCGCGGATTGCAGTTCCGTTGCAATACCGACGCGCAGGGTCAGACGGTGCTGGCACAGCTGTGGTTCACGCTCGATCCGCGTGGTCTTGGCCGCTTCCCCGCCGCTTCGGGATTCCTGCCCTCGCCCGATGTGCAGGATAATTGCCCGGCCCGCTTCCATGTGCCCGCATGGCCCGCCACGACACAGGCAGGCTAA
- a CDS encoding NCS2 family permease produces the protein MKPNLLERLFHLRAAGTTPGREVVAGLGTFAAMVYCVAVNPAIMANAGMDRASELTATCLIAIIASATMGLLANLPLGLAPAIGSNVVFAVVMVQQMGVPWPAALAIVCLTGIVFMVLTVTKVRERMADGMPDCLRVGIQIAVGLTIMFIGLRNAGFVVGNHTTLVTMGSLSSPAVMLTFAGLVLTPALVAAGVPGALIISIMVLTVIGLFVPDGHGGMITHWPTRLFAMPVWPSATAFHLDPGYIFRNFFYVLPVIIFFLCTELFGTLANLLGIASAGGMLRRDGSIPNATRAFAADAAGTIVGPVLGTAVVAVYLESVIGVQMGGRTGLTAVVIALGFVAALFLWPLFMIIPPQATTPALVMVGILMFGAISRLDLTDMTQSVPAIMTFMFAVLTGNLLNGMAFGTFAYIVMNIAARRWRSVTPTAWGLGAVMAVFFIVSMSMRH, from the coding sequence ATGAAGCCAAATCTGCTGGAACGCCTGTTCCACCTGCGGGCCGCAGGCACCACGCCCGGCCGGGAGGTTGTGGCCGGCCTGGGCACGTTTGCGGCCATGGTCTACTGTGTTGCGGTCAACCCCGCCATCATGGCCAATGCGGGCATGGACCGCGCCAGTGAGCTTACGGCAACCTGCCTGATCGCCATTATCGCCTCCGCCACCATGGGGCTGCTGGCCAACCTGCCGCTGGGGCTGGCGCCCGCCATCGGCTCCAACGTGGTGTTTGCCGTGGTGATGGTCCAGCAGATGGGCGTGCCATGGCCGGCAGCGCTGGCCATCGTTTGCCTTACGGGCATCGTGTTCATGGTGCTGACGGTTACGAAGGTGCGCGAACGCATGGCCGACGGCATGCCCGACTGCCTGCGGGTGGGCATACAGATCGCAGTGGGTCTGACCATCATGTTCATCGGGCTGCGCAATGCCGGCTTTGTGGTGGGCAACCACACAACGCTTGTCACCATGGGTTCACTGTCCAGCCCCGCCGTCATGCTGACGTTTGCAGGGCTGGTCCTGACCCCGGCACTTGTGGCGGCAGGCGTGCCCGGCGCGCTCATCATCTCGATCATGGTGCTGACCGTCATCGGTCTGTTCGTGCCCGACGGACATGGGGGCATGATCACCCACTGGCCCACGCGGCTGTTCGCCATGCCGGTCTGGCCATCGGCCACGGCATTCCACCTTGATCCGGGCTACATCTTCCGCAATTTCTTCTATGTCCTGCCTGTCATCATTTTCTTCCTGTGCACGGAACTGTTCGGCACGCTGGCCAACCTGCTGGGCATTGCCAGCGCGGGCGGCATGCTGCGCCGTGATGGCTCGATCCCCAACGCCACGCGCGCCTTTGCGGCGGATGCGGCGGGTACGATCGTGGGGCCGGTGCTGGGCACCGCAGTCGTGGCGGTTTACCTGGAATCCGTGATCGGCGTGCAGATGGGCGGGCGCACAGGACTTACGGCCGTGGTCATAGCGCTGGGGTTCGTGGCCGCCCTGTTCCTGTGGCCCCTGTTCATGATCATCCCGCCGCAGGCGACAACGCCTGCGCTGGTCATGGTGGGGATCCTGATGTTTGGCGCCATATCGCGGCTGGACCTTACGGACATGACCCAGTCCGTGCCCGCGATCATGACCTTCATGTTCGCGGTGCTGACGGGCAACCTGCTCAATGGCATGGCCTTTGGCACGTTCGCCTACATTGTCATGAACATTGCCGCCCGGCGCTGGCGCAGCGTGACCCCTACGGCATGGGGGCTGGGCGCGGTGATGGCCGTCTTCTTCATCGTCAGCATGAGCATGCGCCACTAG
- a CDS encoding GntR family transcriptional regulator: MHTLSDPRSSRALHHQIAEDLTGRIGREAEYCDRLPSEAALCRIYNVSRVTIRHALRHLENAGLVCRRQGRGTFVVPSQQRPPPAPAHPVVGLSDILHAHGMAVETELLAFSLAPAPGDVMAALGLEGPQALLLRRRYLIDHVPVAVTEVYYPPAFRGFISAHDARLHPSATLMTEHVGLQLGRTHITVDVTGAHPGLAGELDMEPGSPIMVMRRITCDDAGSACEHSTLLARPGITRFSITAHGGSLPDTDFIPQNPWPPAQ; the protein is encoded by the coding sequence ATGCACACGCTGTCAGATCCCCGCTCATCGCGCGCGCTGCACCACCAGATCGCCGAGGACCTGACCGGCCGGATCGGGCGCGAAGCGGAGTATTGCGACAGGCTACCCTCGGAGGCGGCATTATGCCGGATCTATAATGTCAGCCGCGTGACCATCCGCCATGCACTCCGGCACCTTGAAAATGCGGGACTGGTCTGCCGCCGGCAGGGCCGGGGCACGTTTGTCGTGCCATCCCAGCAGCGCCCACCCCCCGCACCCGCCCATCCGGTGGTCGGGCTGAGTGACATCCTGCACGCACACGGCATGGCGGTAGAGACGGAACTACTGGCGTTCAGCCTGGCACCAGCACCCGGGGACGTGATGGCCGCGCTGGGACTGGAAGGCCCGCAGGCCCTGCTGCTGCGGCGGCGTTACCTGATCGACCATGTGCCGGTGGCCGTGACGGAAGTGTACTATCCACCTGCCTTCCGGGGGTTCATTTCGGCACATGATGCCCGCCTCCATCCCTCCGCCACACTCATGACCGAGCATGTTGGCCTCCAGCTTGGCCGCACCCATATTACGGTGGACGTGACGGGCGCACACCCTGGCCTTGCGGGCGAACTGGACATGGAACCGGGCAGCCCCATCATGGTCATGCGCCGCATTACCTGTGATGACGCGGGGAGTGCGTGTGAACACAGTACATTGCTGGCCCGGCCGGGCATTACCCGCTTTTCCATCACCGCGCATGGCGGCAGCCTGCCCGATACCGACTTCATCCCCCAAAATCCATGGCCACCCGCCCAATAA